A stretch of Shewanella dokdonensis DNA encodes these proteins:
- a CDS encoding GspH/FimT family pseudopilin — MSGKYRGFTLVELMVTVAVAAILLSVGVPSLKSLYDGYRVRSEISRIEQSLAFARNQAVSYGMTVFVCAYASDGVCGSDWHNGILVYAVDPDDHNKTLKVVEGFNSSDTVKGSNISFRPDGLSDGAATFIYCPDSSNVDSRSVTVSTSGMIKYGATGLSCS, encoded by the coding sequence ATGTCGGGCAAATATCGCGGATTTACGTTAGTGGAGTTAATGGTGACTGTTGCCGTGGCCGCAATTCTGCTGTCGGTAGGCGTGCCATCGCTAAAGTCCCTCTATGACGGTTACCGAGTGCGTTCTGAAATCAGCCGTATAGAACAATCGCTGGCATTTGCCCGTAACCAAGCCGTTAGCTATGGGATGACGGTGTTTGTCTGCGCTTACGCCAGTGATGGTGTCTGTGGTAGCGACTGGCATAATGGCATTCTGGTTTATGCCGTAGATCCCGACGATCACAACAAAACACTAAAAGTCGTTGAAGGATTTAACAGCAGCGATACGGTGAAAGGCAGTAATATCTCGTTTCGGCCTGATGGCTTAAGTGATGGGGCAGCAACTTTCATCTATTGCCCAGATAGTAGCAATGTCGATTCCCGTAGTGTCACCGTCAGCACTTCAGGCATGATCAAATACGGTGCCACAGGTCTTAGCTGCTCCTGA
- a CDS encoding NCS2 family permease produces MQSSNANHAVTSSWLERYFDIQGRGSSVRRELIAGLTTFLAMVYSVIVVPSMLGKAGFDPGAVFIATCLIAAFGSLLMGLWANLPMAIGCAISLTAFTAFSLVLGQHMSIPVTLGAIFLMGVVFTLVSVTGIRQWVLTNLPRGIAHGTGIGIGLFLLLIAANNVSLIVGNSGGGLPVKLGDVNSLPVIATVVGVAATIGLEKRRVPGGILLVIIALSVFGLLFDPAVKFSGFFALPDLTSEHSLFGKLDIMGALNPVVLPIVLALVMTAIFDATGTIRAVAGQANLLDKDDNIINGGKALTSDSVSSMFAGLVGGAPAAVYIESAAGTAAGGKTGLSATLVGVLFLLLIFLAPLSYLVPAYATAPALMYVGLLMLANVTKLDFNDKVDAMAGLTCAVFIVLSSNIVTGIMLGFATLVIGRICSGEWRKLKPGVLLIAIGLVAFYMGGWAI; encoded by the coding sequence ATGCAGTCATCTAACGCTAATCATGCTGTCACTTCGTCATGGCTGGAGCGGTATTTTGATATTCAAGGGCGTGGCAGCAGTGTCCGCCGCGAGTTAATCGCTGGGCTGACTACGTTTTTGGCCATGGTCTACTCGGTCATTGTTGTGCCATCAATGCTGGGAAAAGCGGGGTTTGACCCAGGAGCTGTGTTTATTGCTACCTGTCTGATCGCCGCTTTCGGCTCACTGTTAATGGGGTTGTGGGCTAATTTGCCAATGGCGATTGGTTGCGCGATTTCACTGACGGCCTTCACTGCGTTCAGCCTAGTGCTGGGGCAACACATGTCAATTCCGGTGACGCTTGGTGCCATTTTCCTGATGGGCGTGGTGTTTACTCTGGTGAGTGTGACCGGTATTCGGCAATGGGTGCTGACCAATTTGCCTCGTGGTATCGCCCACGGTACAGGGATTGGTATTGGATTATTCCTGCTGTTGATTGCTGCCAATAATGTCAGCCTGATTGTTGGCAACAGTGGCGGCGGCTTGCCAGTGAAGCTGGGGGATGTTAACAGTTTGCCGGTCATTGCAACGGTAGTAGGGGTAGCGGCCACAATTGGTTTGGAAAAACGCCGGGTTCCAGGCGGTATCTTGTTAGTGATTATTGCCTTGTCAGTGTTTGGTTTACTGTTTGATCCGGCTGTGAAATTCAGTGGCTTTTTTGCATTGCCAGATTTGACCTCAGAACACAGCTTATTTGGCAAACTGGATATTATGGGCGCGCTAAATCCCGTGGTATTGCCTATTGTGCTGGCGCTGGTAATGACGGCGATTTTTGACGCAACCGGTACCATCCGTGCCGTTGCCGGGCAGGCTAATCTGCTGGATAAAGATGACAATATTATCAATGGTGGCAAGGCGCTGACATCAGATTCTGTCAGCAGTATGTTTGCTGGGCTGGTTGGTGGTGCTCCTGCGGCGGTTTATATTGAGTCAGCGGCGGGGACTGCGGCCGGTGGTAAAACCGGTCTTAGTGCTACCTTAGTTGGAGTCTTGTTTTTACTGCTGATTTTCTTGGCGCCTTTGTCTTATCTGGTACCAGCTTATGCAACTGCACCAGCCTTGATGTACGTTGGGCTGTTAATGCTAGCAAACGTTACCAAACTGGATTTTAACGATAAAGTTGACGCAATGGCGGGCCTAACATGTGCCGTGTTTATTGTGCTGTCCAGCAACATAGTGACCGGTATTATGCTGGGGTTTGCAACCTTGGTTATTGGCCGCATTTGTAGTGGTGAATGGCGTAAGCTCAAACCGGGCGTATTGCTGATAGCTATCGGCCTCGTAGCGTTTTACATGGGTGGTTGGGCAATCTAA
- a CDS encoding PilZ domain-containing protein — protein MEDKRKFSRVLFETPAQLRTETKTWNTRLVDLCLNGAMVQLPDGFEPSPALILSFRLPASDIEVSMQAEPVYYKRNYLGLKCAFIDVDSITHLRRLLELNTGDSSQLHRELDQFIMEHDNS, from the coding sequence ATGGAAGATAAGCGCAAATTTTCGCGAGTGCTGTTTGAAACCCCGGCCCAACTGCGAACTGAAACAAAAACTTGGAATACCCGATTAGTGGATCTGTGTCTCAATGGGGCAATGGTGCAATTACCGGATGGTTTTGAACCATCACCTGCATTGATCCTCAGCTTCCGCTTGCCCGCTTCTGATATTGAAGTGAGCATGCAGGCCGAGCCAGTTTACTATAAACGCAACTACCTTGGGCTTAAGTGCGCTTTTATTGATGTAGACAGCATCACCCACCTGCGGCGGTTATTGGAACTCAATACTGGTGATTCTTCACAGTTACATCGAGAGCTGGATCAGTTCATCATGGAGCACGACAACTCCTGA